The following coding sequences lie in one Kamptonema formosum PCC 6407 genomic window:
- a CDS encoding PEP-CTERM sorting domain-containing protein, whose product MKTTLKSAIAIPFSLALTALVAAPSLAGSLTFATNVEEFNEGVGIKEAYRRNAANALGAPQLNAYSSTKDFLSLGVGGSAIFSFGTQFTNKVTLWETTWGDKNGKQSAYDEQVEIFASNSLDGAWTRLGLIKNIADGAYNTAEGASLSFDGIFQYLKLVDKSAAGSDRDGFDVNGIGVESVPEPFTIAGMVLGASGMIAARRRRTKQNA is encoded by the coding sequence ATGAAAACTACCCTTAAAAGTGCGATCGCCATACCATTTTCCTTAGCTTTAACAGCCTTAGTAGCCGCTCCTTCTCTTGCGGGTTCTCTCACTTTTGCAACTAACGTCGAAGAATTTAACGAAGGCGTTGGCATTAAAGAAGCTTATAGAAGAAATGCGGCTAATGCTCTGGGTGCTCCTCAACTCAATGCTTACAGCAGCACTAAGGACTTTTTGAGCTTAGGTGTAGGCGGTTCTGCGATATTCAGTTTCGGTACGCAATTTACAAACAAGGTCACACTCTGGGAAACTACTTGGGGAGATAAGAATGGCAAACAGTCAGCTTATGACGAGCAAGTAGAAATTTTTGCCAGCAATAGCTTAGATGGCGCTTGGACTCGTCTGGGTTTGATCAAGAATATTGCAGATGGTGCTTATAATACAGCGGAAGGAGCTTCCCTGAGTTTTGATGGCATTTTCCAATACCTAAAGCTAGTAGATAAATCTGCTGCTGGTAGCGATCGCGATGGTTTTGATGTTAATGGTATCGGTGTAGAATCTGTACCTGAACCTTTCACAATTGCTGGTATGGTACTAGGTGCTAGCGGGATGATTGCTGCTCGTCGTCGTCGCACTAAGCAAAATGCCTAG
- a CDS encoding BlaI/MecI/CopY family transcriptional regulator: MTPLPNYRPKQLSLGPLEAEILNIVWELNSATVKEVHDWILADPDRELAYASVTTVLRRLTEKGWLACDKTERTFTWKPLVSSQEAQAIFAYNRLQQFLAVGNPDIVAAFADSLDEASLEQIEAIAQRIQAVRRAREEQK, from the coding sequence ATGACACCGCTGCCTAATTACCGCCCTAAACAACTATCTCTTGGCCCTTTAGAGGCGGAGATTTTGAATATTGTTTGGGAACTAAACTCTGCTACAGTTAAAGAAGTACATGACTGGATTTTAGCAGATCCCGACCGCGAATTAGCTTATGCTTCAGTCACAACAGTGCTGCGTCGCCTGACAGAAAAAGGTTGGCTTGCCTGCGATAAAACAGAGCGAACATTCACTTGGAAACCCCTAGTTTCTAGTCAGGAAGCTCAAGCAATATTCGCCTATAATCGTTTGCAGCAATTTCTAGCAGTAGGAAACCCGGATATAGTAGCGGCTTTTGCAGATAGTCTCGATGAAGCTAGCTTAGAACAAATAGAAGCAATTGCCCAACGAATACAGGCTGTCCGTCGAGCGAGGGAGGAGCAAAAATAA
- a CDS encoding M56 family metallopeptidase, with protein MHAILILAALGISWSLRLRWSSPIGNWSERWQRSLLFFLFPPLLLIVTFLAVLFMGPGGEMVGIWDGWLSYLLSLSFLAIAVICCIKLAIDSTLFLQQIRSYPLKKVVGKSVRILNTPALFSAVIGFWQPEFTVSTGLLNTLDRDHLKAVIAHEQAHCYYRDTFWFFWMGWLRQVTAWLPQTKALWEELLVLREIRADAHAASQVDSLLLAEALLLVASYPHRYSDIICIIGAVGPQHRLEERIEALLGEQKNLLKLNPWFWSWLLLTLSPLVTVPFHN; from the coding sequence ATGCACGCAATCCTGATTTTAGCAGCCCTGGGAATCTCTTGGTCGCTCAGGCTAAGATGGTCTTCTCCAATTGGAAACTGGTCAGAACGTTGGCAGCGATCGCTTTTGTTTTTTCTGTTTCCGCCGCTGCTTTTAATCGTGACATTCCTAGCCGTTTTATTCATGGGGCCAGGAGGAGAAATGGTAGGAATTTGGGATGGATGGTTAAGCTACTTGTTATCGCTTTCTTTTTTAGCGATCGCAGTAATTTGTTGTATAAAGCTAGCTATAGATAGCACTTTATTTTTACAACAAATTCGGAGCTATCCTCTCAAAAAAGTTGTAGGAAAATCAGTCAGAATTTTGAACACGCCAGCTCTTTTTTCGGCTGTAATTGGTTTTTGGCAGCCAGAGTTCACAGTGAGTACAGGATTGCTAAATACCCTCGATCGAGATCATCTCAAAGCAGTTATTGCCCACGAACAAGCACATTGTTATTATCGGGATACCTTCTGGTTTTTCTGGATGGGTTGGCTACGTCAAGTTACAGCTTGGCTACCCCAGACTAAAGCATTGTGGGAAGAGCTATTAGTATTGCGAGAAATACGTGCGGATGCTCATGCTGCTAGTCAAGTTGATTCTCTGTTATTAGCTGAAGCTTTGCTATTGGTAGCCAGCTATCCGCACCGATATTCAGATATTATTTGTATTATTGGTGCTGTGGGCCCGCAACATCGATTAGAGGAAAGAATAGAAGCACTTTTAGGAGAGCAAAAAAATTTGCTAAAGCTGAATCCTTGGTTTTGGAGTTGGTTACTGTTAACGCTTTCGCCCTTAGTAACTGTGCCGTTTCACAATTAG
- a CDS encoding type II toxin-antitoxin system RelE family toxin, which translates to MYRVRVQASVYNERRNLPGVFRQRIKKIIEDLVENPRPFNSIKLEFSLDAGWEPRRIRVDSWRIIYAVDDAFEQVVVLGIKKRPPYDYEDLIDLFAELE; encoded by the coding sequence ATGTATCGAGTTCGTGTACAGGCTTCTGTCTATAATGAGAGGCGAAATTTACCGGGAGTTTTTCGCCAGCGGATTAAGAAAATTATTGAAGATTTAGTGGAAAATCCGCGCCCTTTTAATAGTATTAAACTAGAATTTTCCCTTGATGCAGGTTGGGAACCAAGGCGAATTAGAGTAGATTCTTGGCGCATTATCTATGCGGTTGATGATGCGTTTGAACAGGTAGTAGTATTAGGGATTAAGAAGCGTCCGCCTTATGATTATGAGGATTTAATAGATTTGTTTGCTGAGTTAGAGTAG
- a CDS encoding tetratricopeptide repeat protein, protein MKNFKKLSEMRDNQMLTQNDLDSGIEQFLDVNQQAFTDLLTFVDFSEKFTIGFVEVNFNAEADLLIDALKNHLISQENQFEVLEFDENLRFLRDEIVKILPTIQLDANKKLVLIVRGLEKSIGKFGEYPPVLQDLNFVRDAYKTSVPHPMLFVLPDYAITRLAKFAPDFWAWKSGVFLFKTTQFTRDDAVARTLDSERSFSTLKTPEKQERIELLESLLMDYNPSHSGSAKNPSACSNILHQLGVAYLSQGNPVKAREHLEKALELTTHSKNLSLQAEVYKELGAMYRQQRQFSEAMRVYQTSLEIVREQENRQGEANVLYGLGNICRDLRDWQKAKDYYQQCLAIQQEIGDFYSQASTYQQLGWVAKEMWDQAEAEHYYKKALEIYSEYGDRAGMANSWGLLGDIERYHGNWNEAERLYRQCLEIMTELGDRSGMATTWRALGDIERYRGNWDEAERLFRQSLELSTELGDLSGMANSWKLLGEIERNRGNWEEAERLFRKGLEVMTELGDRSGMASSWGQLGYIEQLRGNWEEAERLYRQSLELRTELGDRAAMAISWRLLGEIERNRGNWDESERLYRKGLEVQTELGDRFEIAPLIGFLGAVELGRGNLDVAEQFLTDALERFKEVESPWYIAYASFFLAQVWRKRGNAELAQQHYNTAHQIFQKLGAAKDLERIEREWLTDTQD, encoded by the coding sequence ATGAAGAATTTCAAAAAGCTCTCCGAGATGCGAGACAATCAAATGTTAACCCAGAATGATCTGGATTCAGGAATTGAGCAATTTCTAGATGTAAATCAGCAGGCATTTACTGACCTTTTGACCTTTGTTGATTTTTCGGAAAAGTTTACGATTGGGTTTGTGGAAGTTAATTTTAATGCTGAAGCTGATTTGTTGATTGATGCTTTAAAAAATCATCTCATTTCTCAAGAAAATCAATTTGAGGTTTTGGAGTTTGATGAGAATTTACGCTTTCTCCGAGACGAAATTGTGAAAATTTTACCGACAATTCAACTAGATGCCAATAAAAAATTAGTTTTAATTGTGCGGGGATTGGAAAAGTCTATTGGTAAATTTGGGGAATATCCTCCCGTTTTACAAGACCTTAATTTTGTGCGAGATGCTTATAAAACCAGCGTTCCCCATCCGATGCTGTTTGTTTTGCCAGACTATGCGATTACTCGTTTGGCGAAGTTTGCCCCGGATTTTTGGGCGTGGAAATCTGGCGTATTTCTCTTTAAAACTACTCAATTTACTAGAGATGATGCCGTTGCTCGGACTCTAGATTCGGAAAGGAGTTTTAGTACCTTAAAAACCCCAGAAAAGCAAGAAAGAATTGAACTTTTAGAGTCTTTGTTGATGGACTACAATCCGAGTCATTCTGGATCGGCAAAAAATCCTAGTGCTTGCAGCAATATTTTACATCAACTGGGAGTAGCTTATCTCAGTCAAGGAAATCCAGTGAAGGCGAGAGAGCATTTAGAGAAAGCTTTGGAGTTGACAACCCACAGTAAAAATTTATCGTTGCAAGCTGAAGTCTATAAAGAATTGGGTGCAATGTATCGGCAACAGCGACAATTTTCGGAGGCCATGAGAGTATATCAAACATCGCTGGAAATTGTCCGAGAACAGGAAAATCGTCAGGGGGAAGCTAATGTTTTGTATGGTTTGGGGAATATTTGTCGAGATTTGCGGGATTGGCAAAAAGCAAAAGATTATTATCAGCAATGTTTAGCAATTCAACAAGAAATTGGAGATTTTTATTCTCAAGCAAGTACGTACCAGCAATTAGGATGGGTTGCAAAGGAAATGTGGGATCAAGCTGAAGCGGAGCATTATTATAAAAAAGCTTTAGAGATTTATAGTGAGTATGGCGATCGCGCAGGTATGGCAAATTCTTGGGGACTATTGGGAGATATTGAACGATATCATGGTAATTGGAATGAAGCGGAACGGTTGTATCGGCAATGTTTGGAAATAATGACAGAATTAGGCGATCGCTCTGGGATGGCAACTACTTGGAGAGCGTTGGGAGATATTGAGCGATATCGCGGTAATTGGGATGAAGCTGAGCGACTGTTTCGGCAATCTTTGGAATTAAGCACAGAATTAGGCGATCTCTCTGGGATGGCAAATTCTTGGAAACTGTTGGGAGAGATAGAGCGAAATCGCGGTAATTGGGAGGAAGCTGAGCGACTGTTTCGGAAAGGTTTGGAAGTTATGACAGAATTAGGCGATCGCTCTGGGATGGCATCTTCTTGGGGACAGTTGGGATATATTGAGCAACTTCGTGGCAATTGGGAGGAAGCTGAACGACTGTATCGGCAATCTTTGGAATTAAGGACAGAATTAGGCGATCGCGCAGCTATGGCAATTTCTTGGCGATTGTTGGGAGAGATAGAGCGAAATCGTGGTAATTGGGATGAATCTGAGCGGCTGTATCGGAAAGGTTTGGAAGTTCAGACAGAATTGGGCGATCGCTTTGAGATAGCACCTTTAATTGGTTTTTTGGGAGCAGTTGAACTAGGTAGGGGTAACTTAGATGTCGCAGAACAATTTTTAACTGATGCTTTAGAAAGATTTAAAGAAGTGGAATCACCTTGGTACATTGCTTACGCTAGTTTTTTTCTTGCTCAAGTCTGGCGAAAGCGCGGTAACGCAGAACTCGCCCAACAACATTACAACACCGCCCATCAAATCTTTCAGAAATTGGGAGCCGCGAAAGACTTAGAAAGAATCGAGCGAGAATGGCTCACAGATACTCAAGACTAA
- a CDS encoding P-loop NTPase fold protein, which yields MTSLPIHRATTLKTAYQVCNPLQSLEGADLDRYYVDLSEVRKTEAIAGVSNILDFQEPEEFTTILFTGHRGCGKSTELKRIQKQWEVNYRVIYLEVQEETDINDASYTDFYLIVIKRIEFEMRRLGLKLDPRLMDNFEAWFKDVTKESERTVESSVSVEAEATLGPEAPFLAKLLVKLLAQIKGSDKQKTTIRQNLEKDISRLKADINLLLNDAVKKLRNKFPEYKGFLIIFDNLDRVPPKVANHLFFDYAAQLQELNCTIIYTVPLLVLYSSQNAIKNFDCPHIVPMVNIYEFKRDDCDLNYNEFNLNAMAGLIDRRVEVDKIFDSREQLLELAKASGGHVRQLIQIMRTACITASGRGHAKIMADDVTYAIKQEQFNFERIIPQDHYPFLAQVCLTKNINKDEMSELMLFNLSVLEYNGKNRWNYPNPVVKQNEEFQKALRDARQSNVNPE from the coding sequence ATGACTTCTCTTCCTATTCACCGCGCAACTACCCTCAAAACTGCTTATCAAGTTTGTAATCCTCTCCAATCTTTGGAAGGGGCAGACCTCGATCGCTACTACGTTGATTTATCAGAAGTCCGCAAAACGGAAGCGATCGCAGGTGTCAGTAATATTTTAGACTTTCAAGAACCCGAAGAATTTACCACAATCTTGTTTACAGGACATCGGGGCTGCGGTAAAAGTACCGAATTGAAACGAATTCAAAAGCAGTGGGAAGTCAATTATCGCGTCATTTATCTGGAGGTGCAAGAAGAAACCGATATTAATGATGCCAGTTATACAGATTTCTATTTAATTGTCATCAAGCGAATTGAGTTTGAAATGCGGCGGCTAGGATTGAAATTAGATCCTCGGCTGATGGATAATTTTGAGGCTTGGTTTAAGGATGTCACTAAAGAATCAGAACGAACGGTTGAAAGTTCCGTAAGTGTGGAAGCGGAAGCAACTTTAGGCCCAGAGGCTCCATTTTTAGCAAAGTTGTTGGTCAAGTTACTGGCGCAAATCAAAGGCTCTGATAAACAAAAAACAACAATTCGCCAAAATTTAGAAAAAGACATTTCGCGATTGAAAGCAGATATCAATTTACTTTTAAATGATGCTGTCAAAAAACTGCGAAATAAGTTTCCTGAGTATAAAGGCTTTCTGATTATCTTTGATAATTTAGACCGCGTTCCTCCCAAGGTAGCAAACCATTTATTTTTTGACTATGCTGCTCAACTTCAAGAATTGAATTGTACGATTATTTATACAGTTCCGCTTTTAGTTCTTTACTCATCTCAAAATGCCATAAAGAATTTTGACTGTCCTCACATTGTCCCGATGGTCAATATTTATGAATTTAAGCGAGATGATTGTGACTTAAACTATAACGAATTTAACTTAAATGCTATGGCTGGTTTAATCGATCGCCGAGTTGAAGTTGATAAAATCTTTGATTCTCGCGAACAATTGCTAGAATTAGCAAAAGCCAGTGGCGGCCATGTTCGCCAACTCATCCAGATCATGCGGACGGCTTGCATAACCGCCAGCGGTCGCGGTCATGCTAAAATAATGGCTGATGATGTTACTTACGCAATCAAACAGGAACAATTTAACTTTGAGCGAATTATCCCGCAAGATCATTATCCATTTTTAGCTCAAGTTTGTTTGACAAAAAATATTAATAAAGATGAAATGAGCGAATTGATGTTATTCAATCTTTCGGTTTTGGAATACAACGGTAAAAATCGATGGAACTATCCGAATCCGGTGGTGAAGCAAAATGAAGAATTTCAAAAAGCTCTCCGAGATGCGAGACAATCAAATGTTAACCCAGAATGA
- a CDS encoding site-2 protease family protein, which produces MNSTFRVGNLFGIPFYLHPSWFLVLALVTWDYGRFLAASFPALGPLSPWVLGLVTALLLFASVLAHELGHSWVAIKQGIDVKSITLFLFGGLANLDKESKTPGEAFWVAIAGPLVSIILFALLTTIGATLPITGPIAAIVGMLAYINLALGLFNLIPGLPLDGGNILKAIVWKITGNPYKGTLFASRVGQLLGAIAIISGFVGNFWNILIGWFLWQNAGQSAQSAKVQNELAGLTAADAVTPDSPIVSEHLSIREFANDYIIGKTPWARFLVTGEAGQLVGAIAADDIKNIPTSHWPEVQVKELIQPINFSTAVQPDQSLLEVATLLEQLKVQELPVIRDNGVLVGLIEKSGIIRLLQTRSEAKPA; this is translated from the coding sequence ATGAACAGTACATTTCGCGTCGGCAACCTGTTTGGAATCCCATTTTACCTGCATCCCTCGTGGTTTTTAGTCCTGGCATTAGTAACCTGGGACTACGGCAGATTCCTAGCCGCAAGCTTTCCTGCTTTAGGCCCCCTATCGCCTTGGGTGCTGGGATTAGTCACAGCATTGCTATTATTTGCCTCCGTACTCGCCCACGAATTAGGACACAGTTGGGTAGCCATTAAACAGGGAATTGACGTGAAATCGATCACGCTGTTTCTATTTGGAGGATTAGCCAACCTCGATAAAGAATCAAAAACTCCAGGGGAAGCATTTTGGGTAGCGATCGCAGGCCCCCTAGTCAGCATTATCCTGTTCGCCTTACTCACCACCATCGGCGCAACATTACCCATCACAGGCCCGATCGCTGCGATCGTAGGAATGCTAGCCTACATCAACTTAGCCCTGGGGTTATTTAACTTAATTCCTGGCTTACCCCTCGATGGCGGAAACATCCTCAAAGCGATCGTCTGGAAAATCACCGGCAACCCTTACAAAGGCACGCTATTCGCTAGCCGCGTCGGTCAACTCTTAGGTGCGATCGCCATTATCTCAGGATTCGTTGGTAACTTCTGGAACATATTAATCGGTTGGTTCCTGTGGCAAAATGCAGGTCAATCCGCCCAATCAGCTAAAGTTCAAAATGAACTCGCAGGATTAACAGCAGCAGATGCCGTCACCCCAGACAGTCCAATCGTTTCCGAACACCTATCTATAAGAGAATTCGCCAACGATTACATCATCGGCAAAACTCCCTGGGCGCGATTCTTAGTCACAGGGGAAGCGGGACAATTAGTAGGCGCGATCGCCGCTGATGACATCAAAAATATTCCCACATCTCACTGGCCAGAAGTTCAAGTCAAAGAACTCATACAACCGATCAATTTTTCTACAGCAGTTCAACCGGATCAATCCTTACTGGAAGTCGCCACTCTGCTAGAACAATTGAAAGTACAAGAACTGCCTGTAATTCGCGACAACGGCGTACTCGTAGGACTAATCGAAAAATCGGGAATCATCCGTTTACTTCAAACGCGATCGGAAGCCAAGCCTGCTTAA
- a CDS encoding DEAD/DEAH box helicase, producing the protein MPYPPQNSQELDLKTLFPFELDDFQQEAIAALQAGKSVVVCAPTGSGKTLIGEYAIYRALNRGKRVFYTTPLKALSNQKLRDFRHQFGQDMVGLLTGDMSFNREAPILVMTTEIFRNMLYGTPIGEVGTSLTGVEAVVLDECHYMNDRQRGTVWEESIIYCPAEVQLVALSATVANSDQLTDWIGRVHGPTELIYSDFRPVPLQFHFANQKGLFPLLEAGTKKVNARLVPKKKQQKETRGNIPVPNLPDILSGLQQRDMLPAIYFIFSRKGCDRAVGEMGNLSLVTEKESASLRRIVDDFLERNPEARRAGQVEPLYQGVAAHHAGILPAWKGLVEELFGMGLIKVVFATETLAAGINMPARTTVISTLSKRTDRGHRLLNASEFLQMAGRAGRRGMDEVGYVVTVQTPFEGAKEAAYLATAGADALSSQFTPSYGMVLNLLQTHTLEEAKELVERSFGQYISTLHLQPQQAEIDILKRELGAIEAQLDSSGKNIASLEKLLANYEKLQGRVKEEKRILKTLEQQAEEIRLKDMAVAVAFAVIGTVLSLKGKHVPTAKRPQAPALPAVLVAKIPGPGQAPYLVCLGRDNRWYVVAISDVAGLYAEIPRLSVVDSLGVPPEMAMRLGQCRLGNEDTAAIARLIPEMPTPTPPPEAIAQQQRIAALEQQLENHPLHEWGNPASLLKRQRRRGSLVKEISDRQQQLEKKRARYWEEFLNLIAILQSFGCLDGLMPTMLGKACAAIRGDNELWLGLSLMSGEFNELDPHHLAAACAGLVTEVSRPDSWTRYTLSPEVLEALDNLQRGLRRRVFQVQHRHDVAIPIWLEREIITLVEQWALGVEWLDIVANTSLDEGDVVRILRRTLDFLSQVPHVPYISESLRSNAYRAMQLIDRFPVNEGVD; encoded by the coding sequence GTGCCGTACCCCCCCCAGAACAGCCAAGAGCTGGATCTGAAGACATTATTTCCCTTTGAACTAGACGATTTCCAGCAAGAGGCGATCGCAGCCCTTCAAGCTGGCAAATCCGTCGTCGTCTGCGCCCCCACAGGCTCCGGCAAAACCCTCATTGGCGAATATGCCATCTACCGCGCCCTCAATCGCGGCAAGCGCGTCTTTTACACCACTCCCCTCAAAGCCCTCTCGAACCAAAAGCTGCGCGACTTCCGCCACCAATTCGGTCAAGACATGGTAGGGCTACTCACAGGTGATATGTCTTTCAACCGGGAAGCACCCATCCTGGTGATGACAACAGAAATTTTCCGTAATATGCTCTACGGAACCCCTATCGGTGAAGTCGGCACATCTCTCACGGGGGTGGAAGCCGTAGTCTTAGATGAATGTCACTACATGAACGACAGACAGCGGGGTACAGTCTGGGAAGAATCGATCATCTACTGTCCCGCTGAAGTTCAACTCGTCGCCCTCTCCGCCACAGTCGCCAATAGCGACCAACTTACAGACTGGATTGGCAGAGTACACGGCCCTACAGAGTTAATTTACTCCGACTTCCGCCCAGTCCCCCTGCAATTTCACTTTGCCAATCAAAAAGGCCTCTTTCCCCTCCTGGAAGCAGGCACAAAAAAAGTCAACGCCCGCCTCGTACCCAAAAAAAAGCAGCAAAAAGAAACCAGAGGCAATATCCCCGTCCCTAATTTGCCAGACATTCTTTCTGGCTTGCAGCAAAGGGATATGCTGCCAGCAATTTACTTTATCTTCAGTCGCAAAGGATGCGATCGCGCCGTTGGCGAAATGGGCAATTTGTCCCTAGTAACGGAGAAAGAATCGGCCTCACTCCGCCGGATTGTGGACGACTTTTTAGAACGCAATCCAGAAGCCCGTCGCGCCGGACAAGTAGAACCCCTCTACCAAGGCGTAGCAGCCCACCACGCAGGCATTTTGCCCGCTTGGAAAGGATTAGTTGAAGAACTTTTCGGCATGGGTTTAATTAAAGTCGTATTTGCCACCGAAACCCTCGCCGCCGGGATCAATATGCCCGCCCGTACCACAGTAATTTCCACCCTTTCCAAACGCACAGACAGGGGACACCGCCTGTTAAATGCTTCCGAATTCCTACAAATGGCGGGTAGAGCTGGCAGACGGGGGATGGATGAGGTGGGATACGTTGTTACCGTGCAAACACCCTTTGAAGGGGCAAAAGAAGCCGCTTACTTAGCGACAGCGGGAGCTGATGCCCTTTCCAGCCAGTTTACCCCTAGCTATGGCATGGTATTGAACTTGCTGCAAACTCACACTCTGGAAGAAGCTAAAGAGCTTGTAGAACGCAGTTTTGGGCAGTATATATCAACTCTGCACTTGCAGCCCCAACAAGCAGAAATTGACATCCTCAAGAGGGAATTAGGGGCGATCGAGGCACAGTTAGACTCCAGCGGCAAAAACATCGCCTCTCTAGAGAAATTACTCGCCAATTATGAAAAATTGCAAGGGCGAGTTAAAGAAGAAAAGCGGATCTTAAAAACTTTAGAGCAACAGGCAGAAGAAATACGGCTTAAAGATATGGCCGTTGCCGTTGCTTTTGCTGTAATTGGCACAGTGCTTAGTCTCAAAGGTAAGCACGTCCCGACAGCTAAACGACCCCAAGCACCAGCTTTACCAGCGGTATTAGTTGCCAAAATACCGGGGCCTGGTCAAGCTCCTTACTTGGTATGTTTGGGTAGAGATAATCGCTGGTATGTTGTGGCAATTAGCGACGTGGCGGGCTTGTATGCCGAAATTCCGCGCTTGAGTGTGGTGGATAGTTTGGGCGTTCCCCCTGAAATGGCGATGAGATTGGGCCAGTGTCGGCTGGGGAATGAAGATACAGCCGCGATCGCACGTTTAATTCCAGAAATGCCCACGCCCACACCGCCCCCAGAAGCGATCGCACAGCAGCAGCGCATAGCCGCACTAGAACAACAGCTAGAAAATCACCCCCTCCACGAATGGGGAAACCCCGCTAGCTTGCTTAAACGACAACGCAGACGCGGATCGCTGGTCAAAGAAATTAGCGATCGCCAACAGCAGCTAGAAAAAAAACGTGCTCGCTACTGGGAAGAATTTCTCAATTTAATCGCCATCTTACAAAGCTTTGGCTGCTTAGATGGCTTAATGCCAACAATGTTAGGCAAAGCTTGCGCTGCCATTCGCGGTGATAATGAATTGTGGCTAGGTTTGTCCCTAATGTCGGGCGAATTTAACGAACTTGACCCCCATCACTTAGCTGCTGCTTGTGCCGGCTTAGTCACCGAAGTTTCTCGGCCAGACAGTTGGACTCGCTACACTTTGTCCCCCGAAGTTTTAGAAGCTTTAGACAATTTACAGCGAGGTCTGCGGCGGCGAGTATTCCAAGTACAGCATCGCCACGACGTAGCAATCCCTATCTGGTTAGAGCGTGAAATCATCACTTTGGTAGAACAATGGGCTCTTGGCGTAGAATGGCTTGACATTGTGGCCAACACGAGTTTAGATGAAGGCGATGTGGTGCGGATTTTGCGCCGGACTTTAGATTTCTTATCTCAAGTTCCTCACGTACCTTATATATCTGAGTCTTTGCGAAGCAATGCCTATCGCGCTATGCAGTTAATTGACCGCTTTCCTGTTAATGAAGGGGTTGATTGA